From Microbacterium invictum, the proteins below share one genomic window:
- a CDS encoding DUF58 domain-containing protein yields the protein MRVWPLTARGTGAVLLGILCFILAHALHLTELLYVSVLLFAVVAASLAILYLVRRTETVTRAFRPDVAPAGGETHVRVQVDIRAPLPSAQAKWSDKLAPGLHGAAQGEFPALGSGLGSGAQRVELDYVVQAERRGIRPVGPLSVTSTDPFGFARRRHVIGDPVPLTVTPAVIDLGALDELPGSVGGSLHSETNELGQGADNLIPRMYVPGDSMRRIHWRASAHRDELMVRQEEQESTPEATVVFDRGVRRYAPESLVTPGEDPGFEAAVSACASAVARLSSEGYVVTVMDIDGSQLVERIDSEDHAAVDEMAVSFASLTARREGTLEDLVHLFLGTTTGPLVVITGRFDEADAETLMPLVHHSTLPILLTVSPQGQALAHVAEAGWRAAAISVESDLSDAWIAAIDREADHVVS from the coding sequence ATGAGGGTGTGGCCGCTGACAGCGAGGGGCACCGGCGCGGTGCTGCTGGGCATCCTGTGCTTCATCCTCGCGCACGCTTTGCACCTGACCGAGCTGCTCTACGTGAGCGTGCTGCTGTTCGCCGTCGTCGCGGCGAGTCTGGCCATCCTGTACCTCGTGCGCCGCACCGAGACGGTGACGCGCGCCTTCCGCCCCGACGTCGCGCCGGCGGGCGGCGAGACACACGTGCGCGTGCAGGTCGACATCCGCGCGCCGCTGCCCAGCGCCCAGGCGAAGTGGAGCGACAAGCTCGCGCCGGGCCTGCACGGCGCCGCGCAGGGCGAGTTCCCCGCGCTCGGCTCGGGGCTCGGATCGGGGGCGCAGCGCGTCGAGCTGGACTACGTCGTGCAGGCCGAGCGCCGCGGCATCCGTCCCGTCGGACCCCTGTCGGTGACCTCGACCGACCCGTTCGGCTTCGCGCGGCGGCGCCACGTCATCGGCGACCCGGTGCCGCTGACCGTCACGCCCGCCGTGATCGATCTGGGCGCGCTCGACGAGCTGCCCGGCAGCGTCGGCGGCAGCCTGCACTCCGAGACCAACGAGCTCGGCCAGGGTGCCGACAACCTCATTCCGCGCATGTACGTGCCGGGCGATTCGATGCGGCGCATCCACTGGCGGGCCAGCGCGCACCGCGACGAACTCATGGTGCGGCAGGAGGAGCAGGAGTCGACCCCCGAGGCGACGGTCGTCTTCGACCGCGGCGTGCGCCGCTACGCTCCCGAGTCGCTGGTGACACCCGGTGAGGACCCCGGGTTCGAGGCCGCGGTGTCGGCCTGCGCCTCGGCGGTCGCGCGACTGTCGTCGGAAGGGTACGTCGTGACCGTCATGGACATCGACGGGTCGCAGCTGGTCGAGCGGATCGACAGCGAGGACCACGCCGCCGTCGACGAGATGGCGGTGTCCTTCGCATCGCTGACCGCGCGCCGCGAGGGGACGCTGGAAGACCTCGTCCACCTGTTCCTGGGCACCACGACCGGCCCGCTGGTGGTCATCACGGGACGTTTCGATGAAGCGGATGCCGAGACCCTGATGCCCCTGGTCCACCACAGCACGCTGCCGATCCTGCTTACCGTGAGCCCGCAAGGTCAGGCCCTCGCGCATGTGGCTGAGGCCGGCTGGCGCGCCGCCGCGATCAGCGTGGAGAGCGACCTGTCCGACGCGTGGATCGCGGCGATCGACCGGGAGGCCGATCATGTCGTCTCGTAG